The following nucleotide sequence is from Nitrospira sp..
CCCCTTTATCTCGGTACTGAAAGAGTCGCACGCCCTGCGCCGCCGCCTCACATAACAGCTCAGTCAGCGGGCGGTCCGGACGGACGGAGGGGTCAAGGATGAGATAGAGCCCCTTCAGCAAGGTCTGTCGGTCGCAGTGAATCGTGGCCGGCTCCTGCAATGCGGTCAGGACGACTGGTTGGCCAGGAAACGTTCCAAGAACGTGGTGGAGACGTGGCCCTTTTGGAAATCCGGGTCGTTGAAGATGCGACGATGGAGAGGGATGGTGGTCTTGATGCCTTCGATGACGAACTCGTCCAACGCGCGCCGCATGCGGGCCATGGCCTCCTGGCGATCGCGCCCATGGGTGATGAGTTTGGCGATCAAGGAGTCGTAATAGGGGACGACGACGGCCTGCGGCTCCATGGCCGAATCGACCCGCACGCCGAATCCCCCCGGAGCGGAGTATTTCGTGATCTGGCCGGGACAGGGTGTGAACTTGTCGGGGTCCTCGGCGTTGATGCGACATTCGAAGCTGTGGCCGTTCAGCTTGATGTCCGGTTGTTTGAATGAGAGCGGCAATCCCGACGCAATGCGGATCTGCTCCTTGATCAAGTCGATGCCGGTGACCATCTCCGTGATCGGATGTTCGACCTGAATTCGCGTGTTCACTTCCATGAAGAAGAAGTTGCGATCCTTATCGAGGAGGAATTCGACCGTGCCGACGCTGTTGTAATGGATGGCCTTGACCGCCTCGACGGCCGTACGGCCGATCTCGCGGCGTAACCGTTCGTCGATGGCGGGCGACGGTGTTTCTTCCACCAGTTTTTGATGCCGGCGTTGGATCGAGCAGTCACGCTCGCCCAAATGCACCACATGGCCTCGATGGTCGGCCACGATTTGGACTTCGATGTGGCGCGGTTCGAGAAAATAGCGCTCGAGATAGACGCCGTCATGGCCGAACGTGGATTTGGCTTCCGCCTGCGCCGCCTGGAATGCCCGCGCCAGTTCCTCCGGTTTGTTCACGACACGCATGCCGCGCCCGCCGCCGCCCGCCGAGGCCTTGATGATGACCGGAAATCCGATGGCCTTGGCGGCTTCCTGGGCATCTTGCTCGCTACGGAGTTCGCCCGGGCTCCCGGGCGTGACGGGCAAGCCTCGTTTGGCGACCACTTCACGCGCCTTGGACTTGTCGCCCATCAAGGCGATGTTTTCCGACGTGGGCCCGATGAATTTCACGCCGATGGATTCGCAGACCTCCGCAAAATGCGCGTTCTCCGAAAGGAATCCGTAGCCGGGGTGGATGGCATCGGCGCCGGTAATTTCGGCGGCACTCAGCACATTGGGGATGTTGCGATAGCTCAGCGCCGCTTCAGGAGGGCCGACACAGACGTGTTCATCCGCTGCGCGCACGTGCAGGCCGGCGGCATCCGCCTCCGAATGGATAGCGACCGTTTTGATGCCCAATTCCTTGCAGGCGCGGATGACCCGCAGGGCGATTTCTCCGCGATTGGCGACCAGGACTTTCTTAAACACGACCGGCTCCGGCGTGGATCACAATCTGCATCGTTTTTATCATGACGGTGGCGGCTGCGTGTACCGACTGGGCGCCCAGGCTCCGTCGGCGTTAGGGCGTGGCGTTGGGATCGATCAGGAAGAGCGGTTGTCCGTATTCGACCGGCTTGGTGCTTTCCGCCAAGATCTTGGTGATCCGCCCATCGGCCTCGGACTCGATTTCATTCATGAGCTTCATGGCCTCGACGATGCACAAGACCTGCCCACGTCTGACATAGTCTCCTTCTTCGACATAGGGATCGGCATCCGGCGAGGGCGAACGGTAAAAGGTGCCGACGATCGGGGACGTAATGGTGACCTGCCCTTCCGTGCCCGCTGCCTGGTGAGGTTGAGCGATTGCGGTGGCGGCAGGCACCGTCACCTGCGCATGCGCGGATTCCGCGACATGGACCGGTGTGGTGCGCACCGCTGGCTCATGACGGATACGGATACGGACGCCGCTCCGCTCGATTTCCAGTTCCGTCAGGTGATTCCGCTTGAGCAAATCCGCCAGTTGTTGGATCTGTGCCGCCTGGTCCGGATACAACAGGCTCTGCTCGGCAGCCGCGGAGCGGGGGGCAAATTCACGAGGCAACACGATCGGTTTGCCTGCGCCCCGTCCTTTTCCACCCTTCTTGCGTGCTGGGCTCAACGAACGCGCTCCACGAATTCGCGGGTTCGGGTGTCGATCCGGATGGTTTCGCCGATCTCCAGGTACAGCGGGACCTTGATCGTCGCGCCGGTTTCCACCGTGACGGGCTTGCTGCCGCCTGAAGCCGTGTCCCCGCGGACGCCAGGCTCGCCGTCAACGACCTTCAATTCGATGAACGTCGGAAGCACGACGGCGATCGGCTTGTGCTCATAGACGAGGATTTTGGCGATCATATTTTCTTTGAGCAGGTCGGCGTTCGTGCCCAACTGGCTCTTCTCGTACGTGAATTGCTCATAGGTCGAGGTGTCCATGAAGGTATAGGCGTCGCCGGTGGCATAGAGGAACTGCATGTCGCATTCTTCCAGGTCCGGCTCGTCAAACCGTTCACCGGAGCGAAAGGTGCGTTCCAACAAGTTGCCGGTCAGATAACTCTTCAACTTCGTACGTACGAAGGCCCCCCCCTTGCCGGGTTTCACATGCTGGAATTCCACGATGTAGAAAGGTTGGCCTTCCACCATCAGGCGGCTGCCGTTTCGAAATTCTGCGGTCGAAATCACAACAAGACTCCTTGGTACGAAAAAATCAGCGGCGTGCGGCCGCAGGCTTAGTGCTCGATCCGGATCGCGCGCGCGACGGGCGACGATCGGCGTCGAGATGAGCCGCAAGCGCTTCAAGCGCCAGGAGGTAGCTGGTCGAACCGAATCCGGAGATCTGGCCCACTGCCACGCCGGCGATGAAGGATTGGTGACGAAACGCTTCGCGCTGGTGAATGTTCGACAGATGCACTTCCACCGTAGGCAATGCGACGGCCGCGATCGCATCGCGAAGCGCGATGCTGGTATGCGTGTAGGCCGCCGGATTGATCACGATGCCGTCGAAGCGACCGCGGGCTTCCTGAATCCAGGTGACCAACTCCCCTTCCATATTCGACTGCCTTGTTTGCACGGCAATGCCTAACTCTCCGGCTCGCCGGGCGATGGCCTGATCGATGTCAGCCAGGGACTGGCGGCCGTAGACGGATGGTTCCCGCGTCCCCAGGAGATTCAAATTGGGACCATGAAGCACGAGCAGCCGCAGCATTAGTCAGTTAACGCGTTTCGGTTTTCCGTAGGCTGCAATGGAAAGGAACACCAGCAGCGGCGGCATTGTAACAGGGTGTCCTGGGTGGGTCAAACGTTGTTCGGAGCGGGATCGCACGCGGCTCACCAGCCATCGCGAGGCCGGAGAACCACTACGGCGTTTCGGAGGCTGCTCGGCGGTTCGCCTGAACAGTATGGAGCCAGGCTTCAAGCTGGGCGATGATGGCGGCATGGCGTGGGACGG
It contains:
- the accB gene encoding acetyl-CoA carboxylase biotin carboxyl carrier protein yields the protein MQQLADLLKRNHLTELEIERSGVRIRIRHEPAVRTTPVHVAESAHAQVTVPAATAIAQPHQAAGTEGQVTITSPIVGTFYRSPSPDADPYVEEGDYVRRGQVLCIVEAMKLMNEIESEADGRITKILAESTKPVEYGQPLFLIDPNATP
- the efp gene encoding elongation factor P, whose protein sequence is MISTAEFRNGSRLMVEGQPFYIVEFQHVKPGKGGAFVRTKLKSYLTGNLLERTFRSGERFDEPDLEECDMQFLYATGDAYTFMDTSTYEQFTYEKSQLGTNADLLKENMIAKILVYEHKPIAVVLPTFIELKVVDGEPGVRGDTASGGSKPVTVETGATIKVPLYLEIGETIRIDTRTREFVERVR
- the accC gene encoding acetyl-CoA carboxylase biotin carboxylase subunit, producing MFKKVLVANRGEIALRVIRACKELGIKTVAIHSEADAAGLHVRAADEHVCVGPPEAALSYRNIPNVLSAAEITGADAIHPGYGFLSENAHFAEVCESIGVKFIGPTSENIALMGDKSKAREVVAKRGLPVTPGSPGELRSEQDAQEAAKAIGFPVIIKASAGGGGRGMRVVNKPEELARAFQAAQAEAKSTFGHDGVYLERYFLEPRHIEVQIVADHRGHVVHLGERDCSIQRRHQKLVEETPSPAIDERLRREIGRTAVEAVKAIHYNSVGTVEFLLDKDRNFFFMEVNTRIQVEHPITEMVTGIDLIKEQIRIASGLPLSFKQPDIKLNGHSFECRINAEDPDKFTPCPGQITKYSAPGGFGVRVDSAMEPQAVVVPYYDSLIAKLITHGRDRQEAMARMRRALDEFVIEGIKTTIPLHRRIFNDPDFQKGHVSTTFLERFLANQSS
- the aroQ gene encoding type II 3-dehydroquinate dehydratase, whose product is MLRLLVLHGPNLNLLGTREPSVYGRQSLADIDQAIARRAGELGIAVQTRQSNMEGELVTWIQEARGRFDGIVINPAAYTHTSIALRDAIAAVALPTVEVHLSNIHQREAFRHQSFIAGVAVGQISGFGSTSYLLALEALAAHLDADRRPSRARSGSSTKPAAARR